One Faecalicatena sp. Marseille-Q4148 DNA window includes the following coding sequences:
- a CDS encoding ABC transporter ATP-binding protein translates to MRKQEETIKKILKRIRPYRLFVVCSLVFAVITVGTTLYAPILVGDAVDYILAEGKVDFAAIFPILKKLAVIICMTGAAQWLMNLCNNRITYCVVKDVRTEAFARLQVLPLKYVDSHQYGETISRIITDVEQFSDGLLMGFTQLFTGLVTIFGTLGFMLAINVQISLVVILITPLSLFVASFIAKRTYTMFQKQSETRAEMTALVDEMVGNQKVVQAFGYGRRATERFDEINVRLQSCSLKATFFSSITNPSTRFVNGLVYTGVGIVGAVMAMGGAITVGQLSCFLTYANQYTKPFNEISSVVTELQNAIACAKRVFDFMEEPAEEPDAPGAAALKEVDGSLKLKDVSFSYQPEVPLLQELNLDVKPGQKIAIVGPTGCGKTTLINLLMRFYEIDAGKILLSGHNIADIQKDSMRAQYGMVLQETWLKTGTIAENIAYGYPEASREQIVAAAKAAHAHSFIKRMQNGYDTKITEEGGNLSQGQKQLLCIARVMLNLPPMLILDEATSSIDTRTEIKIQEAFQRMMKGRTSFIVAHRLSTIKEADTILVMKEGNIIEQGSHEELLQKNGFYKKLYESQF, encoded by the coding sequence ATGCGTAAACAGGAAGAGACAATAAAAAAGATATTAAAACGAATCCGTCCTTATCGCTTGTTTGTAGTTTGTTCACTGGTATTTGCGGTGATAACTGTCGGAACGACGCTATATGCTCCGATTCTGGTAGGAGATGCTGTAGACTATATTTTGGCAGAGGGAAAGGTTGATTTTGCAGCGATTTTTCCTATTTTGAAAAAGCTTGCGGTAATTATTTGTATGACCGGAGCGGCTCAGTGGCTTATGAATCTGTGCAATAACAGAATTACTTACTGTGTGGTAAAAGATGTAAGAACAGAGGCTTTTGCGAGACTTCAGGTGCTTCCGCTAAAATATGTGGATTCACATCAGTACGGTGAGACGATCAGCCGGATCATTACGGATGTGGAGCAGTTTTCTGACGGACTCTTGATGGGGTTCACACAGCTTTTTACAGGTCTTGTCACAATCTTTGGGACACTTGGTTTTATGCTGGCCATTAATGTGCAGATATCTCTTGTAGTCATTTTGATTACACCACTGTCCTTATTTGTAGCAAGTTTCATTGCAAAACGAACCTATACGATGTTCCAAAAACAATCTGAGACAAGGGCGGAAATGACAGCGCTTGTGGATGAAATGGTAGGAAACCAGAAAGTCGTACAGGCATTTGGATATGGCAGACGAGCGACGGAGCGGTTTGATGAAATTAATGTCAGACTTCAAAGCTGCAGTTTGAAAGCAACCTTTTTCTCATCCATTACGAATCCAAGTACAAGGTTTGTAAATGGACTTGTATATACAGGAGTGGGAATTGTGGGGGCAGTTATGGCTATGGGTGGCGCTATTACTGTCGGACAGCTTTCATGTTTTTTGACATATGCCAATCAGTATACAAAACCATTTAATGAAATTTCCAGCGTAGTAACAGAACTGCAAAATGCCATTGCCTGTGCGAAACGAGTGTTTGACTTTATGGAAGAACCGGCAGAAGAGCCGGATGCACCTGGGGCAGCTGCGCTAAAAGAAGTTGATGGAAGCTTAAAACTGAAAGACGTATCCTTCTCTTATCAGCCGGAAGTGCCTCTGCTTCAAGAGCTTAACCTTGATGTGAAGCCGGGACAGAAAATTGCGATTGTTGGTCCTACAGGATGCGGTAAAACAACGCTGATCAATCTGTTGATGCGGTTTTATGAGATTGATGCAGGGAAGATTCTGTTAAGCGGCCATAACATTGCCGATATACAAAAGGATAGTATGAGAGCCCAGTATGGCATGGTACTTCAGGAAACATGGCTGAAGACGGGAACGATTGCAGAAAATATTGCCTATGGATATCCGGAGGCTTCAAGAGAACAGATTGTTGCGGCAGCGAAGGCAGCTCATGCCCACAGTTTTATCAAGCGTATGCAGAATGGATACGATACGAAGATTACGGAGGAAGGAGGCAATCTTTCTCAGGGGCAGAAACAGCTGCTTTGTATTGCAAGAGTGATGTTGAATTTGCCGCCGATGCTGATTCTTGATGAGGCAACTTCTTCGATCGACACGCGCACAGAGATTAAGATTCAGGAAGCTTTTCAACGAATGATGAAGGGGCGCACAAGTTTTATTGTAGCGCACCGGCTTTCGACAATTAAAGAAGCTGATACAATCCTTGTGATGAAAGAGGGAAATATTATTGAGCAGGGAAGTCACGAAGAATTACTTCAAAAAAATGGATTTTATAAAAAATTGTATGAAAGTCAGTTTTAA
- a CDS encoding metallophosphoesterase, whose translation MIAVYLFPLYVLVNLYVFRWGIRYMSACSRHFKKKWIRIFIGIVYTFSALSLGIGFFLKPSMAQRFFKCFGNYWLGVSLYMILVIVIVDLGRFFLKRIRWIPQEKLRSRRTFVITGTCCVILIASVSVYGVLHVRHIRTTPYEVTVEKRCAGREELKIALVADIHLGYSIGTWQMREMAKKINAQQPDLVCIAGDIFDNEYEALDDPEELIQIFRSIESTYGVYACYGNHDIQEKILAGFTFDSDQKKMSDERMDKFLEEAGIILLRDEAVCIDDAFYLCGRPDAKVPGRGIEQRKTPKELIEGLDLSKPLIVIDHEPSDLQELADAGIDMDLCGHTHNGQMFPGNLIMPFLWENPYGYLNKDGMHNIVTSGIGLFGPNMRVGTDSEIVMIDVNFQPENRQP comes from the coding sequence ATGATAGCAGTATATCTGTTTCCGTTGTATGTACTCGTCAATCTGTATGTATTTCGGTGGGGAATCCGCTATATGAGCGCCTGCAGCAGGCATTTTAAGAAAAAGTGGATCAGAATTTTCATCGGAATCGTATATACATTTTCTGCGTTGTCTCTTGGAATTGGATTTTTCCTGAAACCTTCTATGGCGCAGAGATTTTTCAAATGTTTTGGGAATTACTGGCTTGGTGTTTCTCTTTACATGATTCTTGTGATTGTTATCGTAGATTTGGGACGTTTTTTCCTGAAACGAATACGCTGGATTCCACAAGAAAAACTTCGTTCCCGCAGAACCTTTGTGATTACAGGAACATGCTGCGTGATTCTGATCGCATCGGTTTCCGTGTATGGGGTACTTCATGTGCGCCATATCCGGACTACTCCCTATGAGGTAACTGTAGAAAAAAGGTGTGCCGGAAGAGAAGAACTGAAGATTGCTCTTGTAGCAGACATTCATCTTGGATACAGCATTGGCACATGGCAGATGCGCGAGATGGCAAAGAAGATCAACGCGCAGCAGCCGGATCTTGTATGTATTGCAGGAGATATTTTTGACAATGAATACGAAGCGCTGGATGATCCGGAAGAATTGATTCAAATTTTCCGGAGTATCGAAAGCACATATGGAGTATATGCCTGCTATGGTAACCATGATATTCAAGAGAAGATTCTGGCAGGATTTACATTTGACAGCGATCAGAAGAAAATGAGTGATGAACGAATGGATAAATTTCTGGAAGAGGCAGGAATTATACTGTTGAGGGACGAAGCAGTTTGTATTGATGATGCGTTTTATCTTTGCGGAAGACCTGACGCGAAAGTGCCTGGCAGGGGGATAGAACAGAGAAAAACTCCTAAAGAATTAATCGAAGGATTGGACCTTTCTAAACCGCTTATTGTAATTGATCATGAGCCGAGTGATCTTCAGGAACTGGCAGATGCGGGAATTGATATGGATCTCTGCGGTCATACACATAATGGGCAGATGTTTCCGGGAAATCTTATCATGCCGTTTCTGTGGGAGAATCCATACGGTTATCTGAATAAAGACGGGATGCATAATATTGTTACATCCGGAATCGGATTATTCGGACCGAATATGAGAGTTGGAACAGACAGTGAGATCGTTATGATTGATGTAAACTTTCAGCCAGAGAACAGGCAGCCTTAA
- a CDS encoding ABC transporter ATP-binding protein — protein sequence MFRLLPYLKRYKKESIIGPLFKLLEACFELIVPLVMADIIDVGIKNQDMGYILKMGGVLVFLGVLGLTCSLTAQYFAAKAAIGFGTELRHDLFAHIEALSYTEIDQAGSSTLVTRMTSDINQVQSGVNLVLRLLLRSPFIVVGAMVMAFTIDFQAALVFVVAVPLLAVVIYGIMLITIPLYRNVQKGLDQVLLTTRENLAGIRVIRAFRTQKEEQKQFEEESDMLMRMQMLVGKISAALNPMTYIIVNAATIAIVWVGGKRVFGGSITQGEVIALVNYMTQILIALVALANLIVSFTKALASAGRVNEVFALKPSICSGIGAGRTESKEANSSGREAEDTCGNETQEAPAVEMNHVNFTYAGAKEEALSDITFSAKKGEVIGIIGGTGSGKSTLVNLIPRFYDATAGWVKVNGMPVKESSLETLRKRIGVVPQKAVLFHGTIRDNLRMGKENASEEEMMQALTTAQGREIIEGKKDGLDTVVSEGGKNLSGGQRQRLTIARALVRRPKILILDDSASALDFATDAKLRRAIAEDTEGMTVFIVSQRAASIMQADQILVMDDGRIAGKGTHQELLASCQVYQEICYSQLSKEEVEHHA from the coding sequence ATGTTTCGATTATTACCGTATTTAAAAAGGTATAAAAAAGAGAGTATTATCGGGCCGCTGTTTAAGCTGCTTGAGGCATGTTTTGAATTAATCGTTCCCCTTGTCATGGCAGATATTATTGATGTGGGGATTAAGAATCAGGACATGGGATATATATTAAAAATGGGAGGCGTTCTTGTATTTCTTGGTGTGCTTGGGCTTACTTGCTCGCTGACTGCACAGTATTTTGCAGCAAAGGCAGCCATTGGATTTGGAACAGAGCTCAGGCATGATCTGTTTGCGCATATTGAAGCCCTTTCTTATACAGAGATTGATCAGGCTGGAAGTTCTACTCTTGTAACACGCATGACAAGTGATATCAATCAGGTACAGTCAGGAGTAAATCTGGTGCTGCGGCTGCTCCTTCGCTCCCCGTTTATTGTAGTGGGAGCTATGGTGATGGCGTTTACGATTGATTTTCAGGCTGCGCTCGTATTTGTCGTAGCAGTGCCGCTTCTGGCAGTTGTTATTTATGGCATTATGCTGATAACAATCCCGCTTTATCGAAACGTACAAAAAGGATTGGATCAGGTACTTCTGACAACAAGAGAAAATCTGGCCGGTATCCGCGTGATTCGGGCATTTCGCACGCAGAAGGAAGAGCAGAAGCAGTTTGAGGAAGAAAGTGATATGCTCATGCGAATGCAGATGCTTGTTGGTAAGATTTCGGCAGCGCTGAATCCGATGACTTACATTATTGTAAATGCGGCAACAATTGCAATTGTCTGGGTTGGTGGCAAAAGAGTGTTTGGAGGAAGTATTACTCAGGGAGAAGTGATTGCCCTTGTCAATTACATGACACAGATTCTGATTGCGCTTGTAGCATTGGCGAATCTCATCGTGTCTTTTACAAAAGCGCTGGCATCGGCAGGACGTGTCAACGAAGTGTTTGCGTTAAAGCCGAGTATCTGCTCCGGCATTGGAGCTGGTCGGACAGAAAGCAAGGAGGCAAATTCGTCTGGGCGTGAAGCGGAAGATACATGCGGAAACGAAACACAGGAGGCGCCGGCAGTGGAAATGAATCATGTAAACTTTACCTATGCAGGAGCAAAGGAGGAGGCGCTCAGTGATATTACGTTTTCTGCAAAGAAAGGGGAAGTAATCGGAATCATTGGCGGTACAGGATCCGGTAAGTCTACGCTTGTGAATCTGATTCCGAGATTCTATGATGCGACAGCCGGATGGGTAAAAGTAAATGGAATGCCGGTAAAAGAAAGTTCTCTGGAAACTTTGCGGAAACGGATTGGAGTTGTTCCGCAAAAGGCTGTTCTGTTTCATGGCACAATTCGGGACAATCTGCGTATGGGAAAGGAAAACGCTTCGGAAGAAGAGATGATGCAGGCGCTGACAACTGCCCAGGGCAGAGAAATTATTGAAGGGAAAAAAGACGGATTGGACACCGTGGTCAGTGAAGGCGGAAAGAATCTGTCCGGTGGACAGAGACAGCGTCTGACGATTGCGAGGGCGCTTGTGAGACGACCGAAGATTTTGATTCTGGATGACAGTGCATCTGCACTTGATTTTGCTACAGATGCGAAACTTCGCAGGGCAATCGCAGAGGATACCGAAGGAATGACGGTGTTTATTGTATCACAGCGGGCAGCCTCTATTATGCAGGCAGATCAGATTCTTGTTATGGATGACGGAAGAATCGCAGGAAAGGGAACACATCAAGAACTTCTGGCATCCTGTCAGGTGTATCAGGAAATCTGTTATTCTCAGCTTTCGAAAGAGGAGGTGGAGCATCATGCGTAA
- a CDS encoding prolyl-tRNA synthetase associated domain-containing protein: MYIDKTLYTTAPSAEGRLEKEMRVYELLDQLQISYTRIDHEHADTIEDCAAIETLLGTQICKNLFLRNRQATNFYLLLMPGDKRFLTKELSKQLGISRLSFAEPEYMEQYLNTTPGSASILGLMNDPEHHVQLVIDEDLLKQDVIGCHPCINTSSLNLKTVDILEKFLPHTGHSYAVVTLTGEA; this comes from the coding sequence ATGTATATCGATAAGACATTATACACAACTGCCCCATCTGCTGAAGGACGTCTTGAAAAAGAAATGCGGGTATATGAACTGTTAGATCAACTTCAGATTTCATATACCAGAATTGACCACGAACACGCAGATACGATTGAGGACTGCGCTGCCATTGAAACATTACTTGGCACACAGATCTGCAAGAATCTCTTTCTCCGCAACCGCCAGGCAACCAATTTTTATCTGCTCTTAATGCCGGGAGACAAACGTTTTCTTACAAAAGAGCTCTCCAAGCAGCTTGGTATTTCCCGCCTCTCTTTTGCAGAGCCGGAATATATGGAGCAGTATCTTAACACAACGCCCGGTTCTGCAAGCATTCTCGGTCTTATGAATGATCCGGAACACCATGTACAGTTAGTCATTGATGAAGATCTTCTGAAACAGGATGTGATTGGCTGCCATCCTTGCATCAACACAAGCAGCCTCAATCTTAAAACAGTCGATATTTTAGAGAAATTCTTACCACATACCGGCCATTCTTACGCAGTTGTAACACTGACCGGCGAGGCATAA